The Leptospira selangorensis genome segment ACAAAAGAACAACGTGTGAATGGGGCTTATCTATTTTACATAAAAATGAAAGAATTTGGAAACAGTGAAAGCGAGGCATCCAATTTATTAGCACTCGGTTTATTGAGCTGTTCAAGTCGGCAGTGAATTTGTTTAGCGACGGGATTGAAAAAGCTATCTATTAAAATTTTGATATTATATAGATAACATTGAAAATGATAAAAAATCCCTTTCCCATAATTTTATGTTCGATTCTGATTTCAATAAGCTGTCGCCAGGATAGCAGCTCGGATATGTCTTGTGCACAGCAGTTGCTCTTAGCAAATTTTGATTTGCAGAGGGGCGTTGTTACTCAAGATGAATATGATCAGAGAATTTCAATTATAGCTATCAATTGTGGTAAATGAATATTTTGACAACTCTCCACAGGATTTATTATTCGGGACAGGAATTTGAATTCAATAGGTTTTTATGAAACGAGATATTAGAATTCTAATTCTTGCTTTTTCAGTATTGTTATTTCGATGCTCTGGCGACTCGTCCCCTGCTGGATGCGAAGCCTGTTTGATTGCTCCATTGGAGCCGATTAATGCAAAAATTCAGATTCTTAATAGATCTGATTTAGGAAATGTTACTTTTTATATTCAAGATAGAATATTTCAAATTAATGCGAGCGATTTGACTTTGCAGTATGGAATTAATACGAAAAAGAAGGGTGGATATCAATTGGTCGCAGATGTCGGAGGTGAGCTTTTTAATTTCTCAAATTTCGATTTTAGCGGAACCATCAATGATGGTTCATTTATTACGACGCCTAGGATTATTGAAGAAGATAAGTGTAATCTTTTTGATGGTCCATCCGGAACTATTATCCCTGATGGATGTTTATAAATATTTATCTATCCTCAATACAGACCCTGGCGCGAGCCGGATAATTTTCCGGAAAGAGAGAAACATCCCATCATAATATATATATAAATTTTAATATACTATTTCTTTAAACTAAAAGAAGAAAAATAATGATTAGATTCTTATTAACAATATTGTCGCTAGCATTGTTATTTCACTGTGAGGGGGACAGGTTGACCGAAAAGGAATGTTTAGGAACTGCTGCTTTAATCTACTCTCTTGAAAAGGCTGAAAATAATTCAGAGGAAAATGCCCAAAATATTGCACTGTTAAGAGCAATTAGTTGTAAAAAATAGAATAAAGTTTTAGTTACTTAAAGAGTTTGAGGAAAAATTTGAACCGATTCAATATGCAGATATTTATACTGTTGAGCATATTCAATGATCCTTCAGTCAAATTCATCAGCATCAGATAAACGAAGATTTGAAAGTGGATTAATTTATGCCTGTTCTCCAAAAGAATAGAATTTTAGTAATAATTTCGTTCCTTGGATTAATTGCTATGTCATGTAAGTTTGATTCTGGTTCGGCAACAAAAGAGCAATGTATACAAGGAACTTACTTGTCTTATGTTACGATGAAAGAATTTGGAACCAGTGAAAGTGAAGCTTCCAACTTCTTGGCTCTTGGTCTTTTGAGCTGTTCAAGTCGAGACTAAGGTTGCTTGGTGTAGTTATATTTCTATTAAAATGATCGTAATGAGCATTTATTGATTCATTTATCAATTGTTATTCTCTTTCATCAGACTTGTATTGCGGAAGACAAGTCTCTATGCCAAAAAGGTGTCTTAGATGAGCTGACATTTTTGATTGCAGGAATTCAAAGCGATTCATCAATTTCCTCCGCTAATAAAGAGGATATTTACAATATGCTATTGACAACTTCTGCATTGAAGCATTCTCAATGTGTAAAATGACCCATTGAGAAAATACAATGTCCTTCCTATGTGCAGTTGAAATATGTTAGGCTAATCTGGGCTCCGGCGAGATAGATAATAGATTAAGATGCGGGATTATATAATGATTTGATAAACTAATTAAATTTTAATGCTCCAAGGGTGATATAGAAAATGATTAAAAATTCCTTTCTCATAATTTCTTTTTCGATTCTGGTTTTAATGGGTTGTCACCAAGATAGTAGCTCGGATATGCCTTGCGCACAACAGCTGCTTTTAGCAGATTTTGATTTGCAGCGGGGGGTTATTACTCAGGCTGAATATGATCAAAGAATTTCAATTATTGCCATCAATTGTGGTAAGTGAATATTTTGAAAGTTGATCCTGGGATAGATTCTGATTTGAAATCTCGGTATTTGGAGTCTCAATAAACAATTCTCTATTTTTTTTTAGGGGAAACGGTTATATCTCCGCAGATCCGATTAACAAATTAAATCTATGTACATCCTCGGGCTTTAATTGAGAAATAAATTTATGAATAAATTCTTTATTTGCAGTTTTTTAATTTTTGTTCTCTTGAATTTGAGTAAATGCAACGCATCGAGTGGTTACGAACCAAATTGCACTGAACAATTTATGCGCCTTTGCGTTTATGTGGAAACTGGAAATATGACAGAGCAAGATTTTAACAATTTACTTCCTCTAATATTGTTAGGTTGCAATAAATAGAAGAATGTTCATTTAAAGAATACGATATAAAAGGTAACTAACTCAAAGCATTAAGTAATATCAGACTAATCTGGGCTCCGGGGGTTCGCGAGCTAGATAATTCCCCTTATAACATTTCTCATTTTAACCAATATAATCCTTTTCTCCCAAAACTAAAAATTTCCTGAATTTAGAGATAAATTTAGACTTAGAGCTAACTCTAGGTGAGTCAGATCTGTAGGATTCCAGAAAAATCCGGAGGATCAGAGTGAGCAAGTTTCTAAGTATTTCGGAAATTTCAGAAATCACAAATTTTAGTCCTTATACTCTTCGTTATTACGAGAAGGTCGGCATCCTGCGCAAGCCGGAACGGATGCACGGGAAAGACCGGAAATATTCAGAAAAAGAGATACGACATCTTAAGGGGATCAAGGCTTTAAAAGAGATGAATATGTCCTTGGACGATATCAAGGAATTCTTCTTGGAAGGATGTATTCTGGATAAGGTAGAAAGTGGAGAAAATTTCAAACCACCTTTAAATAAGAGGATCCGTATCCTGGAAACTCATCTGCAAAAACTAGAGCAAAAGAAGAAGGATCTAGAATCGATGATCCGACTCGCAAAATCGAAATTAAAAGAGTATGAAACTCTTTTGAAAAAGGAATAGGAGCTGAACATGTCATCTATTAGGCCATATCTTTATCTTGTATTCTTCGCCTTAATTACTGGGACTACATTTCATGTAGCTAAGGAGGCGCTTACCTTCTTCTCACCTAGTTTGGCTGGAGCTCTTCGTTTTGTGTTCGCAACCCTTTTCTTATTTTTATTCGTGCTCATTACTGACAGAAAGTTATTAAAAGTAAGCAGAAGGAATTTAATCGTATTCGTTTCACTCGGGATCATCGGAGTTTTCGGATTCAATTTTTTCTTCTTTATTGGAATGAAAAAAGCCTCTCCTATGAATGCGGCAATCGTGATTGCTGCTAGTCCTGCGATTGCGATCTTTCTCTCTTATTTTCTTTTAAAAACAAAAATCAAGTTCCAGCATTATCTTGGGACTTTGATCTCTTTTTTAGGCGTTATACTTGTCATTTCTGATGGCAGTATGACTGCTCTTCTAAATGCATTTCATGGAGAAGGGATACTACCTATCCTGATCGCAGCCTCTTGCTGGAGTTTTTACTCAGTAGGGATGAAGAAGTATATTCCGGGAGTTTCCACAATCCAAACAACCGCATTTACAGCGTTATTCGGAACCATTGCTTTATTGATCCTAACTTTGATCAATGGAGATTGGAATACTGAATTCACAGTCATTCCTAATTCAGCTTGGTTAGCGATCCTTTATATGGCCGGATTAAGTACCTTCTTAGGATATCTATGTTGGAATTACGGCATCCAAGCAGTAGGTCCTGATAAAGCGGTCATTTTTGGTAACTTGATCCCGGTAATTGCAATGTTAACTTCTTGGGTTTTAGGGGAAACTCCTAACGTATATGATCTTGGCGGTGCCTTGCTTGTAATCGTCGGTATCTTTATAGTAAACGCAAAGTTGCAATGGGCAAAGTTTGATCGAAAAGTAGAAGTTTCTAAATAAGATTAGTTTACTATTACTAGCAAAAGAAATACGGTAGGGAACCAATTTGTCCCGAAGACAGGTCGAACGATCTTGATACGTTAGCGACTTTCGAAGGGGCAAAAAGATGAAAAGGTTTATTTTCCTAATCTCGTTCACTCTTGGATTTCCTGAATTATTAATGGCCGAAATGGTCCCTCGAAATGATTTTTCAACGTATGCAGAAGAAACAAATTCTAAAGTAGGATTCTCTAAAGATTATTTTTCCTTTTCATTCTTTTATGGAGGATCGCTTGGACCTCCGAGCGGTTCATTCATAGATGCGGAAAAAGATTATGATCGTAATCTTTTAAACCGAATACAAAGCGGAGAAATAAAAAGGAATATAGTAGGAATGCCTGCAATTTCCACTTATGATCGCCCAATTTATCAAAGTAATGGTTTATTTGGCATAGAGCTGGAGTCTGGATGGACGGATTATCTTGGCTATGGATTCACTTTTCAGGGGCAATCCGTTCATGCAGTTAGACAAAGAGTTCAAAAACAAATCCATTTTGCGTTGAATGAAGATGTAACAACTTTGCCGAAAGATGTTCAGGTGTATTCTGATGTATCGGCACTAACATTTCTTTCCGTCCACCCTTTGCCAAAGAACAAATTTGATCCTTACATGAAACTAAAAGCGGGGATGAGTTTCCCCGTAAGTGATAATGTGCATGCAAGTTCTCGTGATGATTATTTTGCTCGGAATTCTTCGATGACAAATGGGCGAGGTTTTTCATGGGGTCTTGGGATCGGAGCGAATTATCATCCCAGTCCCAAATATTTCTATATGGTGGAGTTTTATAAACAAAGCACTCGAATCTATTCCGATCAATTTACCGGGAGAATATTAAATACTTTTTATCTACAGTTTGGAGTAGGTATCAGGCTGGCATTGACTAACTAAGAGAGACCGATTTGTTTTACTTCATTGCAGCTGCATTGTCACATCGGTAGGTGCAATCCATTCCTAATATCATTAGCCACCATCATATCCCATTGGGGGTAAATAGAAGAACCCGTTAGACCCCCTAACGTTCCCTAAATGAGTAATTCGCTTAACGGACTCCCTCCTTAAGGGCTGCCTTTTACGAATCCTTAACAA includes the following:
- a CDS encoding MerR family transcriptional regulator, with protein sequence MSKFLSISEISEITNFSPYTLRYYEKVGILRKPERMHGKDRKYSEKEIRHLKGIKALKEMNMSLDDIKEFFLEGCILDKVESGENFKPPLNKRIRILETHLQKLEQKKKDLESMIRLAKSKLKEYETLLKKE
- a CDS encoding DMT family transporter, translated to MSSIRPYLYLVFFALITGTTFHVAKEALTFFSPSLAGALRFVFATLFLFLFVLITDRKLLKVSRRNLIVFVSLGIIGVFGFNFFFFIGMKKASPMNAAIVIAASPAIAIFLSYFLLKTKIKFQHYLGTLISFLGVILVISDGSMTALLNAFHGEGILPILIAASCWSFYSVGMKKYIPGVSTIQTTAFTALFGTIALLILTLINGDWNTEFTVIPNSAWLAILYMAGLSTFLGYLCWNYGIQAVGPDKAVIFGNLIPVIAMLTSWVLGETPNVYDLGGALLVIVGIFIVNAKLQWAKFDRKVEVSK